The following are from one region of the Phormidium sp. PBR-2020 genome:
- a CDS encoding glycosyltransferase, which translates to MPYPAFNVLLFYQPPGSVHRPTIISENEILCGAAFKTEYRFNRLKQLEAPIGTYDIAPLLAQIPAAQYPELVVVRADATRLNFPTNLNLLKCPKLLIVGDTQHLETPIRALTDYAVQEGFNFVMSDHKRQHLHFFQEAGCKNVFWLPGFNVYPHPQPPCPAPDYPVSFVGQIGPLHPYRYHILDEMTSQGIPLETFSGSQEKAAEIYAKSQINLNVSLNGDLNMRVFEVLSSGGFLLTDKLKPEAGLEALFEVGNHLDTYDSKADLYQKIQYYLQRPELTQQIAQAGCELFWQQHQPEQKVQQLLDHLQGRLLPNFYHAAADLRSQFVTSQDTGDRHQHIAVYEYIQEQHRQIPKLNLIIWGDCDPRLIADVVDLSRLHIYLVFPDGKTAAPPQLIQDCQLGDRIECLTPSDLVHHPEFRELTVDNLSHQTLLLVDIQKFETGQLIPLLKSILAHTLVLTCPQGSPSPDLLESLNQELFKYYFFQVSFDPLAYRLNVITQFNPGFQSLLDIVSNYQKNPGDRQALYLVRQLRKAVTQQWLNIAYSELPDQIDGQLGDLHSALLESPLRQDTLDEDDRRFFEKLKQLFSPKTPESRLSQAFLAATLYGYPHQFPVRYHDLPFPGWLNEFLLTYVLSMPRIFQDPGDTEAYHHHLENWLSYLHQNILSHPNSPSWQAVNEVFAERVNCTPLYFSQRSPLRLQKKRAELLEQILYQQRSPLSYKFPPRPPRTKIRLGVLANNYRKNPQTYYNLACIKDLDRSQFEIYLYSLQIHKDTYEDYCWNYADEVVPLGHLTLLQRVHTIRSDDLDILLIGSNLVTRSSPLTFLCSYRLARHQITNLSCLTTTGMRHIDAYIAGTLTANHPIDHSETLLTLEGSGLCFDLPQDKPELTVKIERSQWNLPENTTVFISGAHFRTLHPEVRQTWAQLLAETPNSILVLHPFGDDWTQHPELEMPFFRQMQQVLQQHQVALKRFLLVKSLPSSSDLHYLLQQADIYLDAFPHSQASSILHPLQLGLPLVTLETQQRPLCQGAALLRELGLSHLVTQTPEAYRQLAQQLAQNPNLRQQTQHQLQDKMSTSPPFLNTQQFAQNLSHLYQTLL; encoded by the coding sequence ATGCCCTATCCCGCATTTAATGTCCTTCTTTTCTATCAACCTCCAGGGTCGGTTCATCGTCCGACTATTATTTCCGAGAATGAGATTTTATGTGGGGCAGCCTTCAAAACCGAGTATCGATTTAATCGACTCAAACAACTCGAAGCCCCCATCGGAACCTATGATATTGCCCCTCTCCTTGCCCAAATTCCGGCGGCCCAATATCCTGAATTAGTGGTAGTTCGGGCAGATGCCACGCGCCTGAACTTTCCCACGAATTTAAACCTCTTAAAGTGTCCTAAATTACTCATTGTCGGGGATACGCAACATTTAGAAACCCCCATCCGCGCCCTGACCGACTATGCCGTTCAGGAAGGCTTCAATTTCGTGATGTCTGACCATAAACGGCAACATCTTCATTTTTTCCAAGAAGCGGGCTGTAAGAACGTATTTTGGCTGCCTGGCTTCAACGTTTACCCCCACCCTCAACCCCCTTGTCCTGCCCCAGACTATCCGGTGTCCTTTGTCGGACAAATTGGCCCCTTACATCCCTATCGCTATCATATTCTCGATGAAATGACTTCTCAGGGAATCCCCCTAGAGACCTTTAGCGGCAGTCAGGAGAAAGCCGCCGAAATCTATGCCAAGAGTCAGATTAACCTCAATGTGAGTCTTAATGGGGACTTGAATATGCGGGTGTTTGAGGTGTTGTCCAGTGGTGGTTTTTTGTTGACGGACAAACTCAAACCGGAAGCGGGGTTAGAGGCGTTATTTGAAGTCGGCAACCATCTGGACACTTATGACAGTAAAGCGGACTTATATCAAAAAATACAGTATTATCTTCAGCGTCCTGAACTAACGCAACAGATTGCCCAAGCGGGTTGTGAGTTATTTTGGCAACAGCATCAGCCAGAACAGAAAGTTCAACAGCTTTTAGACCATCTTCAGGGTCGTTTGTTGCCGAATTTCTATCACGCGGCTGCTGATTTACGCAGTCAGTTTGTCACCAGTCAGGATACGGGCGATCGCCATCAACATATTGCTGTTTATGAGTATATCCAAGAACAACATCGGCAAATTCCCAAGCTAAATCTCATCATTTGGGGAGACTGTGATCCTCGCTTGATTGCTGATGTGGTGGACTTATCTCGCTTGCACATTTATCTGGTGTTTCCTGACGGAAAAACCGCCGCCCCGCCTCAACTGATACAAGACTGCCAATTGGGCGATCGCATCGAATGTCTAACCCCCTCAGACTTAGTCCACCATCCCGAGTTCCGAGAACTTACCGTCGATAATCTCAGCCATCAAACCCTGTTGCTGGTGGATATTCAGAAATTTGAGACTGGACAGTTAATTCCCCTACTGAAATCCATCTTAGCCCATACCTTAGTCTTAACCTGTCCCCAAGGGTCTCCCAGTCCTGACTTGCTAGAGTCCTTAAATCAGGAACTTTTTAAATACTACTTCTTTCAAGTTTCCTTTGACCCCCTAGCCTATCGCCTCAATGTCATTACCCAATTTAACCCTGGGTTTCAGTCCCTCTTAGATATCGTTAGCAACTATCAAAAGAATCCGGGCGATCGCCAAGCCCTCTATCTCGTCCGACAACTCCGCAAAGCCGTCACCCAGCAATGGTTAAATATCGCCTATAGCGAACTCCCCGACCAAATTGATGGACAACTGGGGGACTTACATTCAGCCCTCCTAGAGAGTCCCCTACGCCAAGACACTCTCGACGAAGACGACCGAAGATTTTTCGAGAAACTCAAACAACTGTTTAGCCCCAAAACCCCAGAAAGTCGTCTTTCCCAAGCCTTTCTCGCCGCTACCCTCTACGGCTATCCCCATCAATTTCCCGTTCGCTATCATGACCTCCCCTTTCCCGGCTGGTTAAACGAATTTCTCCTAACCTACGTCTTATCCATGCCCCGGATTTTTCAAGACCCTGGAGACACCGAAGCCTATCACCATCACCTAGAGAATTGGCTTAGCTATCTGCATCAAAACATCCTCAGTCATCCCAACAGTCCCAGTTGGCAGGCCGTCAACGAAGTCTTTGCCGAACGAGTGAACTGTACCCCCTTATATTTCAGCCAACGCAGTCCCCTACGACTCCAAAAGAAACGGGCCGAACTCCTCGAACAAATCCTCTACCAACAGCGATCGCCCCTCAGTTATAAATTCCCCCCCCGTCCCCCCCGAACCAAAATTCGTCTCGGGGTTCTCGCCAACAACTACAGAAAAAATCCCCAAACCTACTACAACCTAGCCTGTATCAAAGACCTCGATCGCAGTCAATTTGAGATTTACCTCTATAGCCTTCAGATTCACAAAGACACCTACGAAGACTACTGCTGGAATTACGCCGACGAAGTCGTCCCCCTAGGCCATCTAACCCTCTTGCAACGAGTCCACACCATCCGTTCCGACGACCTCGACATTCTACTAATCGGCAGTAACCTCGTCACCCGGTCATCCCCCCTCACCTTCCTCTGTAGCTATCGTCTGGCCCGGCATCAGATCACCAACCTCTCCTGTTTAACCACCACCGGAATGCGGCATATTGATGCTTATATCGCCGGAACCCTCACCGCCAACCATCCCATCGACCATAGCGAAACCCTCCTCACCCTAGAAGGGTCAGGACTCTGTTTCGACCTTCCCCAAGACAAACCCGAATTAACCGTCAAAATCGAGCGATCGCAGTGGAATCTCCCCGAGAATACCACCGTCTTCATCTCGGGGGCCCATTTCCGAACCCTCCACCCCGAGGTTCGCCAAACCTGGGCCCAACTCCTCGCCGAGACTCCCAACAGCATCCTCGTCCTCCATCCCTTCGGCGACGACTGGACGCAACATCCCGAACTAGAAATGCCCTTTTTCCGGCAAATGCAGCAAGTTCTGCAACAGCATCAAGTCGCCTTAAAACGATTTCTTCTCGTCAAATCCCTCCCCAGTTCCAGCGACCTCCACTATCTCCTGCAACAAGCCGACATTTACCTCGACGCCTT